The Dasypus novemcinctus isolate mDasNov1 unplaced genomic scaffold, mDasNov1.1.hap2 scaffold_259, whole genome shotgun sequence genome has a window encoding:
- the SUGP1 gene encoding LOW QUALITY PROTEIN: SURP and G-patch domain-containing protein 1 (The sequence of the model RefSeq protein was modified relative to this genomic sequence to represent the inferred CDS: deleted 1 base in 1 codon), which yields MDNRDVAGKANRWFGVAPPKSGKMNLNILHQEELIAQKKREIEARMEQKARQSQATSPQPPHPGDLANAHNSCASNKFANDGSFLQQFLKLQQAQAPADAPPGPAGPPRSAPTPSAGKRPLLLGRRAGLAPSCPPGQPRSYAHAKQLPTASRPSVFQSPEEDEEDDDETWLEIKVSPPEGAETRAAIQKLARFVAEGGPELEKVALEDCKENPAFSFLHEKNSREYLYYRKRVAELRREAQKAQAAPPKVSPPEDPAARTLAEKLARFIADGGPEVEAIALQNNRENQAFSFLYEPDSPGYKYYCQKLEEFRRARAGPARAPPGARSPAATAPPEALPAPAPPAACPAAPAQPPATPATVKRKRKSRWGPEGDKVELPPAELAQRDADASPSPLSVQDLKGLGYEKGKPVGLVGVTELSDAQKKQLKEQQEMQQMYDMIMQHKRAVQDMQLLWERALTQHQHGYDSDEEVDSELGTWEHQLRRMEMDKTREWAEQLTKMGRGKHFIGDFLPPDELEKFMETFKALKEGREPDYSEYKEFKLTVENIGYQMLMKMGWKEGDGLGAEGQGIRAPVSKGTTAVDGAGFGIDRPAELSKEDDEYEAFRKRMMLAYRFRPNPLNNPRRPYY from the exons ggaAGGCCAACCGGTGGTTTGGGGTGGCGCCCCCCAAGTCCGGAAAGATGAACTTGAACATCCTCCACCAGGAAGAACTCATCGCCCAGAAGAAGCGGGAAATCGAAGCCAGGATGGAGCAGAAGGCCAGGCAGAGCCAGGCGACCAGCCCTCAGCCCCCGCACCCCGGCGA CCTGGCCAACGCACACAACTCCTGCGCTTCCAACAAGTTCGCCAACGACGGCAGCTTCCTGCAGCAGTTCCTGAAGCTGCAGCAGGCGCAGGCCCCCGCAG ACGCGCCCCCTGGCCCGGCCGGGCCCCCCCGCAGcgcgcccacgcccagcgccgggAAGCGGCCCCTGCTGCTCGGCCGGCGGGCGGGCCTGGCCCCCAGCTGCCCCCCGGGCCAGCCCCGCAGCTACGCGCACGCCAAGCAGCTGCCCACGGCCAGCCGGCCCAGCGTCTTCCAGTCGCCCGAGGAGGACGAGGAGGACGACGACGAGACGTGGCTGGAGATCAAAG TTTCGCCCCCAGAGGGAGCCGAGACGCGGGCGGCCATCCAGAAGCTGGCCCGCTTTGTGGCGGAAGGCGGCCCCGAGCTGGAGAAAGTCGCCCTGGAAGACTGCAAGGAGAACCCCGCCTTCTC GTTCTTACACGAGAAGAACAGCAGGGAGTACCTCTACTACCGGAAGAGGGTGGCCGAGCTGAGGCGGGAGGCGCAGAAGGCGCAGGCTGCGCCCCCGAAAG TTTCACCCCCAGAGGACCCAGCGGCCCGGACCCTCGCCGAAAAGCTGGCCCGGTTCATAGCGGACGGGGGGCCCGAGGTGGAGGCCATCGCCCTCCAGAACAACCGGGAGAACCAGGCGTTCAG CTTTCTGTACGAGCCCGACAGCCCCGGCTACAAGTACTACTGCCAGAAGCTGGAGGAGTTCCGCAGGGCGAGGGCCGGCCCCGCGCGCGCCCCCCCCGGCGCCCGC TCCCCCGCCGCCACTGCCCCGCCCGAGGCCCTGCCggcgcccgcgccccccgccgcctgccccgccgcccccgcacagcCGCCGGCCACCCCCGCCACCGTGAAGCGCAAGCGCAAGAGCCGGTGGGGGCCCGAGGGCGACAAGGTTGAGCTGCCGCCCGCCGAGCTGGCGCAGAGGGACGCCGACGCCTCGCCCTCGCCGCTCTCAG TCCAGGACCTGAAGGGGCTGGGCTACGAGAAGGGCAAGCCGGTGGGCCTGGTGGGCGTCACCGAGCTGTCGGACGCCCAGAAGAAGCAGCTCAAGGAGCAGCAGGAG ATGCAGCAGATGTACGACATGATCATGCAGCACAAGCGGGCGGTGCAGGACATGCAGCTGCTGTGGGAGCGCGCGCTGACGCAGCACCAGCACGGCTACGACAGCGACGAGGAGGTGGACAGCgagctgggcacctgggagcACCAGCTGCGGCGCATGGAGATGGACAAGACGCGGG AGTGGGCTGAGCAGCTGACCAAGATGGGCCGCGGCAAGCACTTCATCGGCGACTTCCTGCCGCCCGACGAGCTCGAGAAGTTCATGGAGACCTTCAAGGCCCTCAAG GAGGGCCGCGAGCCCGACTACTCGGAGTACAAGGAGTTCAAGCTGACGGTGGAGAACATCGGCTACCAGATGCTGATGAAGATGGGCTGGAAGGAGGGCGACGGGCTGGGCGCCGAGGGCCAGGGCATCCGCGCGCCTGTGAGCAA GGGCACCACCGCTGTAGACGGCGCGGGCTTCGGCATCGACCGGCCGGCCGAGCTCTCCAAGGAGGACGACGAGTACGAGGCCTTCCGCAAGCGCATGATGCTGGCCTACCGCTTCCGGCCCAACCCCCTG AACAACCCCCGGCGGCCGTACTACTGA